One genomic segment of Trichococcus shcherbakoviae includes these proteins:
- a CDS encoding SDR family oxidoreductase has translation MTKKIALITGASAGIGQEFAKKLSQQGYDLILVARREDRLVELSKQLTTKSQIITADLAKAEECFRLYEETKDKNISMLINCAGFGDFGAFTATSLEKELEMIDVNIKAVHILTKKFLPDMLARNEGYILNVASVAGLMPAGPYMATYYATKAYVTSFTSAIAEELEEKKSNVYVGSLCPGPVDTEFNQVADVKFNLKGITSEYCVKYALDKMYKRKKIIVPTMLLKGALFSSKLAPRNLVVRLTSRQQKKKQG, from the coding sequence ATGACAAAAAAAATAGCGCTCATCACAGGCGCGAGTGCGGGCATTGGGCAAGAGTTCGCAAAAAAGCTCAGCCAACAAGGGTATGATCTGATTCTGGTCGCGAGACGTGAGGATCGGCTTGTGGAGCTCAGCAAACAGTTGACTACAAAAAGCCAAATCATCACAGCGGACTTGGCGAAGGCGGAGGAATGCTTCCGTCTGTACGAAGAAACGAAGGACAAAAATATTTCCATGCTGATCAACTGTGCCGGTTTCGGTGATTTCGGCGCGTTTACGGCGACCAGTCTCGAAAAGGAACTTGAGATGATCGACGTCAACATTAAGGCGGTCCATATCCTGACCAAGAAATTTCTGCCGGATATGCTTGCGAGAAATGAAGGCTACATTCTGAACGTGGCTTCGGTTGCTGGTCTGATGCCGGCGGGGCCTTACATGGCGACCTATTATGCGACAAAAGCCTACGTAACGAGCTTCACTTCCGCGATTGCTGAAGAGTTGGAAGAGAAGAAGAGTAACGTTTATGTCGGTTCGTTATGTCCGGGACCGGTAGATACGGAGTTCAACCAAGTGGCTGATGTGAAATTCAATCTGAAGGGCATCACTTCTGAATACTGCGTCAAGTATGCGTTGGACAAGATGTACAAGCGCAAGAAAATCATCGTTCCGACGATGCTGCTGAAGGGCGCGCTCTTCTCGTCGAAATTGGCGCCGCGCAATTTGGTCGTGCGCCTGACCAGCAGACAGCAAAAGAAAAAACAAGGCTGA
- a CDS encoding iron ABC transporter permease: MIKRKRNAFGIYLAVTVLLLIAAAVLALYTGAADTDWSDLIEAIIGEGGGDYYLVLRGIRFPRILGAFFVGSSLAVAGAIMQALTRNPLADPGLLGLTSGANIAVALVYALAPQSSYLLVSIACFVGAGLAMLFVYGLSNAIRSGQSPLNLILIGAAVSFFFQAIADGIAIWFRISKDVSMWTSGGLMGVDWNILSITPVIGLALLLSLVFSGQLTVLSLGEETAISMGQRTNLIRTALILLITLLAGSAVAIAGNLALIGLMIPHVVRKMVGQDYRKIIPLCITVGGTFMILADYIGRTVVSPFEIPVVAIVSVIGVPFYVTIARKGGIRAV; encoded by the coding sequence GTGATTAAACGGAAACGAAACGCCTTCGGAATCTATCTGGCTGTAACGGTTTTGTTGCTGATCGCGGCAGCGGTGCTGGCGCTTTACACAGGAGCGGCGGACACGGATTGGTCTGACCTGATCGAAGCAATCATCGGGGAAGGCGGCGGAGATTATTACCTTGTGCTTAGGGGCATCCGTTTCCCGCGCATTCTGGGTGCCTTCTTCGTAGGCAGTTCCTTGGCTGTTGCCGGAGCGATCATGCAGGCGCTGACGCGGAATCCGTTGGCCGACCCCGGGCTTTTGGGGCTGACTTCCGGAGCAAACATCGCTGTGGCCTTGGTCTATGCCCTGGCTCCGCAGAGTTCCTATCTGCTCGTTTCCATTGCCTGTTTCGTGGGTGCGGGTTTGGCTATGCTGTTCGTGTACGGTCTCAGTAATGCGATCAGAAGCGGACAATCACCCTTGAACCTGATCCTGATTGGAGCAGCCGTCTCGTTCTTTTTCCAGGCCATCGCGGACGGGATCGCGATCTGGTTCCGCATCTCGAAGGATGTTTCGATGTGGACTTCCGGCGGCCTGATGGGCGTGGATTGGAATATTTTGAGCATAACGCCTGTCATCGGGCTGGCGCTGCTGCTGAGCTTAGTGTTCAGCGGCCAGTTGACTGTGCTGAGTTTGGGCGAGGAAACAGCGATCAGCATGGGGCAACGGACCAATCTGATCCGGACCGCCCTGATTCTTTTGATCACGCTGCTTGCAGGCAGCGCAGTCGCCATCGCCGGCAATTTGGCCCTGATCGGTTTGATGATTCCGCATGTCGTGCGCAAAATGGTCGGGCAGGATTACCGCAAAATCATTCCGTTGTGTATCACGGTCGGCGGGACTTTCATGATCCTGGCTGATTACATCGGCCGCACGGTTGTCAGTCCTTTCGAAATTCCCGTTGTGGCGATCGTTTCCGTGATTGGCGTGCCTTTTTACGTGACGATCGCCAGAAAAGGGGGAATCCGAGCTGTTTAA
- a CDS encoding iron-hydroxamate ABC transporter substrate-binding protein yields the protein MKKINKLSLTMLLSAGLILGACSATDTADESSESAATETVTYTTVDGEEIAVPANPERVVVLSSYAGDLINFDINIVGVDAWSAGNPNFSEGLSGVAVVSNADVEKILELEPDLIIGLDNIENADQLSEIAPTVLFTYGDLSYLDQIVEIGKVVNKEEEAVAWVEAFQAEAQTVGEEIKGAIGEEATVTVAENFDKQMYIFGDNWARGTEILYQEMGLNMPETVKENALDAGYYAISEEVLGDYIGDYLILSLAATDPESSFLDAEWFKNIPAVQNNQVFVADAETFYFNDSLSLDYQLDFFEESFLAE from the coding sequence ATGAAAAAAATAAACAAACTATCACTGACAATGTTATTGAGTGCCGGATTGATTTTGGGAGCCTGCTCCGCTACGGACACAGCCGATGAATCTAGCGAAAGCGCAGCAACCGAAACAGTGACGTACACAACGGTCGACGGCGAAGAAATCGCGGTTCCCGCAAACCCGGAACGGGTAGTGGTGCTGTCGTCCTATGCTGGGGATCTCATCAACTTCGACATCAACATCGTCGGCGTGGATGCTTGGTCAGCCGGTAACCCGAATTTCAGCGAAGGTCTTTCAGGCGTCGCAGTCGTATCGAATGCCGACGTCGAAAAAATTCTCGAATTGGAACCGGATTTGATCATCGGCTTGGACAATATCGAAAATGCCGATCAATTGTCGGAAATCGCGCCGACCGTCCTGTTCACATACGGAGACCTTTCTTACCTGGATCAGATCGTGGAAATCGGGAAAGTAGTCAACAAGGAAGAGGAAGCTGTCGCGTGGGTGGAGGCATTCCAAGCTGAAGCACAAACGGTAGGTGAGGAAATCAAGGGTGCCATAGGCGAGGAAGCGACGGTCACGGTTGCCGAGAACTTCGATAAACAGATGTACATTTTCGGCGACAATTGGGCACGCGGCACGGAGATTCTTTATCAGGAAATGGGGCTGAATATGCCTGAAACGGTCAAAGAAAACGCCCTTGATGCAGGTTATTATGCCATTTCCGAAGAGGTGCTCGGTGATTACATCGGCGACTACCTGATCCTGAGCTTGGCCGCAACCGATCCGGAATCGAGCTTTTTGGATGCCGAATGGTTCAAGAACATTCCGGCTGTGCAGAACAACCAAGTGTTTGTGGCTGATGCCGAGACATTCTATTTCAATGATTCGCTATCGTTGGATTACCAACTGGACTTCTTCGAGGAATCCTTTTTAGCGGAATAA
- the dapA gene encoding 4-hydroxy-tetrahydrodipicolinate synthase → MAIFEGSGVAIVTPFKDTENQEINYEVLEELIEFHIANGTDSIIIAGTTGEASTLTDEEQLHLIRFTVEKVNGRIPVIGGAGSNDTRHGVGLTRAVEATGVDAILSVTPYYNKTSQKGLIEHYKAIANSVKVPIVLYNVPGRTGQNITPETLVELAKIDNIVSLKDATGNFSQAVDNLSLLGDRLDIYSGNDDTIIPLMSLGAKGVISVLANIAPKATSEMTHAFLDGDIKKAAAMQAQYKELIDCLFVEPNPIPVKAGMQLLGFNVGPMRLPLTDADQAVIDRLAAAMKKVGLI, encoded by the coding sequence ATGGCAATTTTTGAAGGATCAGGCGTTGCGATCGTTACGCCGTTTAAAGACACGGAGAACCAAGAAATCAACTACGAGGTATTGGAAGAGCTGATCGAGTTCCATATCGCGAACGGCACCGATTCGATCATCATCGCGGGCACAACCGGGGAAGCTTCAACGCTGACGGATGAAGAGCAACTTCATCTCATTCGTTTCACTGTCGAAAAAGTCAACGGCCGTATCCCTGTCATCGGCGGTGCCGGAAGCAATGACACGCGCCACGGGGTCGGATTGACGCGCGCTGTAGAGGCAACCGGTGTGGATGCGATCCTCAGCGTAACCCCTTATTACAACAAAACATCGCAAAAAGGCTTGATTGAGCATTACAAAGCCATCGCCAACAGCGTGAAAGTTCCGATCGTCCTTTACAATGTGCCGGGCCGCACCGGTCAGAACATTACCCCTGAAACACTGGTGGAACTGGCGAAAATCGATAACATCGTTTCCTTGAAGGACGCCACTGGAAACTTCAGCCAAGCCGTGGACAATCTGAGTCTTTTGGGCGATCGCCTGGACATCTACTCGGGGAATGATGACACTATCATCCCGTTGATGAGCTTGGGCGCAAAAGGCGTCATCTCTGTCCTTGCCAATATCGCACCGAAAGCTACATCGGAAATGACGCATGCTTTCCTGGATGGCGACATCAAAAAAGCTGCCGCGATGCAAGCACAGTACAAAGAACTGATCGACTGCCTGTTCGTGGAGCCGAATCCGATTCCTGTAAAAGCCGGAATGCAACTGCTGGGCTTCAACGTCGGACCAATGCGTCTGCCGTTGACGGATGCCGATCAAGCGGTCATTGACCGTTTGGCCGCAGCCATGAAAAAAGTTGGCCTGATCTAG
- a CDS encoding PLDc N-terminal domain-containing protein — MIADLQPYLPILIPLVVIQIILLITALLHLNKHPQVKIGSKNLWIFIIIFLNIVGPVLYFLIGRGDE; from the coding sequence ATGATAGCTGATTTGCAGCCATACTTACCCATTCTGATCCCTTTGGTCGTGATTCAGATTATTTTGTTGATCACGGCCCTGCTCCACCTGAACAAGCATCCGCAAGTAAAAATAGGCAGCAAAAATCTTTGGATCTTCATCATCATCTTCCTGAACATCGTCGGCCCGGTCCTGTATTTCCTGATCGGAAGGGGAGATGAGTGA
- a CDS encoding DUF6320 domain-containing protein, which produces MKYCQHCNATIKGEWDQCPLCQKTLDEATDPLLPDPYPKVPLRFNKEVVWKYLTLISFVLIIAFLLIELIWIGRMENLQLALFGIMSMWLSVLILIRKRRNIAKGIVYLIVSLSLLCIYLDYLSGWSGWSTTYAVPIICSFAIVSLYIAVRLVNLGVRDYVLYLLTAALLGLLPALFLTLDWVTTSLPSSLSVMMSAVTLVIILLYHGGEIWRELEKRMHV; this is translated from the coding sequence ATGAAATACTGCCAACATTGCAACGCGACCATCAAGGGAGAATGGGATCAATGTCCTTTGTGCCAAAAAACATTGGATGAAGCCACCGATCCGCTGCTGCCGGATCCCTACCCGAAGGTCCCTTTGCGGTTCAATAAAGAGGTTGTCTGGAAATATTTGACATTGATTTCCTTTGTGCTGATCATCGCTTTTCTGCTGATTGAACTGATTTGGATCGGACGGATGGAGAACCTTCAGCTCGCTCTGTTCGGGATCATGAGCATGTGGCTTTCCGTTTTGATACTGATCCGGAAAAGGCGGAATATCGCAAAAGGCATCGTGTATCTGATCGTCTCCTTGTCGCTCCTGTGCATCTATTTGGATTATCTGTCAGGATGGAGCGGTTGGTCGACTACCTATGCTGTGCCGATCATCTGCAGCTTTGCGATCGTATCCTTATACATCGCCGTGCGCCTCGTCAATTTGGGCGTCAGGGACTATGTGCTGTACCTTTTGACAGCCGCCTTGTTGGGGCTGCTGCCGGCGCTATTCCTGACCTTGGACTGGGTCACGACGTCATTGCCTTCAAGCCTGTCGGTCATGATGAGCGCAGTCACCTTGGTCATTATCCTGCTCTATCACGGCGGAGAGATTTGGCGCGAGCTGGAGAAAAGGATGCATGTTTGA
- a CDS encoding ABC transporter permease subunit produces MRAYLAFTKKELTEYMRNFKLFLAIALFALLGIMNPLTAKFLPDLLGNFMPEGITILIAEPTNLDSWIQFFKNGTQIGLFIIVILLSGMMAKEYEKGTLINMVTKGLPRRTILFSKFTGALLLWTVSYWVCFFITLGYTLYYFPEGTTENLALSVVSLYLFGILLIAGLLLGAVLFKNAYGPLLFTGAFLMVLFLWNLFPEAAEWNPLVLASRNMDMLQGTLLLKELWNPLLTTGLMIGSALVAAVKFFNKTAL; encoded by the coding sequence ATGAGAGCGTATCTTGCCTTCACAAAAAAGGAACTGACTGAATATATGCGCAACTTCAAACTGTTCCTGGCGATCGCCTTGTTTGCGCTGTTGGGCATCATGAATCCGTTAACGGCCAAATTTTTGCCTGATCTGTTGGGAAATTTCATGCCGGAAGGGATCACGATCCTGATTGCGGAACCGACGAACCTCGATTCCTGGATCCAATTCTTCAAGAACGGCACCCAGATTGGCCTGTTCATCATCGTCATCCTCTTGAGCGGCATGATGGCTAAGGAATATGAAAAAGGCACGCTCATCAATATGGTCACGAAAGGTCTGCCGCGCCGGACCATCCTTTTTTCAAAATTCACAGGCGCTCTGCTGCTCTGGACCGTCAGCTATTGGGTCTGCTTTTTCATCACTTTGGGGTACACGCTGTATTACTTCCCTGAAGGCACGACGGAAAATCTGGCCTTGTCCGTCGTCAGCCTCTACCTGTTCGGCATCCTGCTGATTGCCGGCCTGCTGCTCGGGGCTGTCTTGTTCAAAAATGCCTACGGGCCACTGTTGTTCACGGGTGCCTTCCTGATGGTGCTGTTTTTGTGGAACCTGTTCCCGGAAGCGGCCGAGTGGAACCCGCTGGTGCTGGCTTCGCGCAACATGGACATGCTGCAGGGGACGCTGTTGCTTAAGGAACTTTGGAATCCGCTGCTGACGACGGGACTGATGATCGGTTCAGCTCTTGTTGCGGCGGTGAAATTTTTCAACAAAACTGCACTATGA
- a CDS encoding dipeptide epimerase encodes MMKIDRIEIGEVAIPLRTPFQTASRTVDAVHNILIRIVTDDGTAGYGEAPPTALITGETKASIREAIMQYIAPSIIGMEIFDLDTIMQRMHASIVNNTSAKAAVDMALYDLYAKKLGQPLYKVLGGAKRKIETAHTISNHSIDERIRDSLQAVQDGFSILNVNVGRNGLKDVESLLAIRKAVGPGIRIRVEVNQSWSPQEAVRFISMLEDKGMQAELVEQPVKAHDLAGLKFVTQHVQTPIVADESVFSVKDALHIIQTQSADLINIKLMKIGGIHEALKICAVAETYGLDCMIGCMLESKISVSAAAHLAAAKNCITMVDLIGPSFYRIEAYEGGPLFTGGTIKLGDANGIGINAFPKAHFKKLGIVK; translated from the coding sequence ATGATGAAAATCGACAGAATTGAAATTGGGGAAGTGGCCATCCCGCTGCGGACGCCATTCCAAACAGCATCGCGTACGGTTGACGCTGTGCATAACATCCTGATCCGCATCGTGACCGATGACGGGACCGCTGGATATGGGGAGGCGCCACCGACAGCCTTGATCACCGGCGAAACAAAGGCTTCCATCCGCGAGGCCATCATGCAATACATCGCTCCGAGCATCATCGGAATGGAAATTTTCGATCTCGATACCATCATGCAAAGGATGCATGCCAGCATCGTCAACAACACATCGGCGAAAGCTGCTGTTGACATGGCGCTCTACGATCTATATGCAAAAAAACTCGGCCAACCTTTGTATAAAGTGTTGGGCGGGGCGAAACGGAAAATCGAGACTGCCCACACCATCAGCAACCATTCCATCGATGAGAGGATACGCGACAGTCTGCAGGCCGTTCAGGACGGCTTCAGCATTCTGAATGTGAATGTCGGGAGGAATGGGCTCAAGGATGTGGAAAGCTTGTTGGCCATCCGTAAGGCAGTTGGACCGGGCATCCGCATCCGGGTAGAGGTCAATCAGAGCTGGAGCCCCCAGGAGGCGGTCCGGTTCATCAGCATGCTGGAGGATAAGGGCATGCAGGCCGAGCTGGTGGAACAGCCGGTGAAGGCGCACGATCTGGCCGGCCTGAAATTTGTGACGCAACACGTCCAAACACCGATAGTGGCTGACGAGAGTGTCTTCTCTGTGAAGGATGCCCTCCACATCATCCAGACTCAATCAGCTGACCTCATCAATATCAAACTGATGAAGATCGGCGGCATTCACGAGGCACTCAAAATCTGTGCAGTGGCGGAAACATACGGGTTAGACTGCATGATCGGCTGCATGTTGGAAAGTAAGATTTCGGTCAGCGCAGCGGCCCATCTGGCAGCCGCCAAAAACTGCATCACGATGGTCGACCTCATTGGGCCGTCGTTCTACAGAATCGAAGCTTATGAGGGCGGTCCGCTATTCACCGGGGGCACGATCAAACTGGGTGATGCGAATGGCATCGGCATCAACGCTTTTCCAAAAGCCCATTTCAAAAAGCTGGGAATCGTAAAATAA
- a CDS encoding iron ABC transporter permease: protein MAAFIAALSMGYSSLPLDRILQVLSGNGAFKENYVFYQIRLPRALVLTMAGACLAGAGIILQTLSNNDLADSGLLGINSGAGLGVTIFYLYAGEGMLQFSAALPLVAFLSALVAASTVYLLSYSRSHKQHAMQLVVIGAGISSAFSGLIILLMSSSDRTDVSFITAWMSGNIWGSTWPFVFTILPGWLLAMGILFLKAPTLNILALGEETALALGLRLRNEKLILLLCAVAIASAAISLTGNIGFIGLMSPHIAKKLGGKRHERYSWLALLIGSIILLVADAIGRTVMDTAFPTGIVVSLIGAPYFLYLLLGRMR, encoded by the coding sequence GTGGCGGCTTTCATCGCTGCCTTGTCCATGGGTTATTCTTCGCTTCCGTTGGACCGCATCCTGCAGGTGCTGTCAGGGAATGGGGCTTTTAAAGAAAACTACGTCTTTTACCAGATCCGCTTGCCTCGGGCATTGGTATTGACGATGGCCGGCGCCTGCTTGGCAGGCGCTGGCATCATCCTGCAGACCTTGAGCAACAACGACTTGGCCGATTCGGGGCTTCTGGGCATCAATTCCGGTGCCGGCCTCGGCGTGACGATCTTCTATCTGTACGCGGGCGAAGGCATGCTTCAGTTTTCTGCGGCATTGCCGCTTGTCGCTTTCCTCAGCGCGCTGGTGGCTGCCTCCACAGTTTACCTGCTTAGCTACAGCCGCAGCCACAAACAGCATGCGATGCAGTTGGTCGTCATCGGAGCGGGGATCTCCTCCGCCTTTTCGGGGTTGATCATCCTGCTGATGTCCTCCTCCGACCGGACCGACGTCAGTTTCATCACTGCTTGGATGTCGGGAAACATCTGGGGTTCGACCTGGCCCTTTGTGTTCACGATCCTGCCCGGTTGGCTGTTGGCGATGGGGATCCTTTTTCTGAAGGCCCCGACGCTGAACATTCTCGCGTTGGGAGAGGAAACCGCTCTTGCGTTGGGATTGAGGCTCCGGAACGAAAAACTGATTCTGCTGCTTTGCGCGGTCGCCATCGCTTCAGCGGCGATCTCGTTGACCGGCAACATCGGCTTCATCGGTCTGATGTCCCCGCACATCGCCAAAAAACTGGGCGGCAAACGGCATGAACGCTACAGTTGGCTTGCACTGCTGATCGGCAGCATCATCCTGTTGGTCGCCGATGCGATCGGCCGTACGGTGATGGATACCGCTTTTCCGACCGGTATCGTCGTTTCCCTGATCGGGGCGCCTTATTTCCTGTATTTGCTGTTGGGGAGGATGCGCTGA
- a CDS encoding ABC transporter ATP-binding protein, which translates to MDILTIAGLGKSFGSQRVLADLSFSVPEGSIYGFIGKNGSGKTTTMKIVLGLLQSDAGEISICGEKVRYGDTRTNRFIGYLPDVPEFYGFMTAKEYLRLCGEITGMPSALIKTKSEELLELVGLADVKKRIGTFSRGMKQRLGIAQALLNEPRLLICDEPTSALDPIGRREILDILLKVKERTTVLFSTHVLTDVEAICDRVGILDGGKLVLTGSVSELKTTHARHSCSVTFRTQADAAVFRADPRLSMMKTSMRANDPSLTIQAEDPEQAMALIIRILGDTGLVPLHLETAEPKLEDIFLEVVR; encoded by the coding sequence ATGGATATCCTCACGATCGCCGGATTGGGGAAATCCTTCGGGAGCCAGCGCGTCCTCGCTGATTTGTCCTTCTCCGTCCCCGAAGGCTCGATCTACGGTTTCATCGGCAAAAACGGCTCAGGAAAGACGACGACAATGAAGATCGTTTTGGGCTTGCTGCAGTCGGATGCCGGAGAAATCAGCATCTGCGGCGAAAAAGTGCGTTATGGCGACACCCGTACAAACCGTTTCATCGGCTATCTGCCGGATGTCCCCGAATTCTACGGTTTCATGACCGCAAAGGAATATCTGCGGCTGTGCGGCGAGATCACAGGCATGCCGTCCGCACTTATCAAAACAAAATCCGAAGAACTGCTGGAGCTGGTCGGGCTGGCGGATGTGAAAAAACGCATCGGCACGTTCTCCCGCGGCATGAAGCAGCGGCTGGGGATCGCCCAAGCCTTGCTGAACGAACCGCGACTCTTGATCTGCGACGAACCCACTTCCGCACTGGATCCGATCGGCCGCAGGGAAATCCTGGATATCCTTCTGAAAGTGAAGGAACGGACAACCGTGCTCTTTTCGACGCATGTCCTGACCGATGTGGAAGCCATCTGCGATCGGGTGGGCATCCTCGATGGCGGAAAACTCGTCCTGACCGGATCGGTATCCGAACTGAAAACCACGCACGCCAGACATTCCTGTTCGGTCACTTTCCGAACGCAGGCGGATGCCGCTGTATTCCGGGCAGATCCGCGATTAAGCATGATGAAGACTTCTATGCGTGCAAATGATCCTTCCCTCACCATCCAAGCCGAGGATCCGGAACAAGCCATGGCTCTGATCATCCGGATTTTGGGCGATACCGGATTGGTACCGCTCCATTTGGAAACGGCCGAACCCAAACTGGAGGATATCTTCCTGGAGGTGGTCCGATGA
- a CDS encoding alpha/beta hydrolase, producing MNPFFKLMLKLMSSPKINMQEDYARVRKVQHILAPKPKKGYIIMDHKIYSEDRSHDIPVRVFYPKERLYKEPLLFFHGGGWVIGDIETYTNACINMADLTGRTVYSVDYRLAPEHPYPAGLYDCYRVAEVLLKHLEKSGLSDETDLILIGDSAGGNLAAAVSLLLRDRGQAIPVKQILLYPVTYWDHSEASPFESIRTNGHDYGLTAKKMEEYMALYQPDPELRKNGYVAPLMAEDLSNQPETLVITAEFDPLRDEGEAYAEALRNAGNKSQVHRVNGIVHGFITYPKTAESVVEAYEVINAFLNA from the coding sequence ATGAATCCATTTTTTAAATTGATGCTTAAGTTGATGTCATCACCAAAAATCAACATGCAGGAAGACTACGCCCGTGTCCGCAAAGTGCAGCATATACTGGCTCCCAAGCCGAAAAAGGGCTATATCATCATGGACCACAAAATCTATTCGGAGGACCGTTCCCATGATATTCCTGTGCGGGTATTCTATCCAAAAGAGCGTCTGTATAAAGAACCGTTGCTGTTTTTTCATGGCGGCGGGTGGGTCATCGGCGACATCGAAACGTATACGAATGCCTGCATCAATATGGCGGATCTGACCGGCAGAACCGTCTACTCCGTCGACTATCGCTTGGCGCCGGAGCATCCGTATCCGGCCGGCCTCTATGACTGTTATCGGGTGGCTGAAGTATTGCTGAAGCACTTGGAAAAGAGCGGTCTGTCGGATGAAACGGATCTGATTCTGATCGGTGATTCCGCGGGCGGAAACTTGGCTGCAGCCGTGTCTTTGCTGCTCCGCGACAGAGGCCAAGCGATTCCGGTCAAACAGATTTTGCTGTATCCTGTCACTTATTGGGATCATTCGGAAGCATCCCCGTTCGAATCGATCCGCACAAATGGGCATGATTACGGACTGACTGCGAAAAAAATGGAAGAATACATGGCGTTGTACCAACCCGACCCCGAGTTGCGCAAGAATGGCTATGTCGCGCCTTTGATGGCGGAGGACCTGTCGAATCAACCGGAAACGTTGGTGATCACGGCCGAATTCGATCCGTTGCGGGATGAAGGCGAAGCCTACGCGGAAGCCTTGCGGAATGCCGGCAACAAGTCACAAGTCCATCGCGTGAACGGTATCGTCCATGGTTTCATCACCTATCCGAAGACAGCCGAATCGGTTGTGGAAGCCTACGAAGTCATCAATGCGTTCCTGAATGCATAA
- a CDS encoding alcohol acetyltransferase → MNRKKWVRLDNASNIFLAAMTSSDTKVFRMSAELTDSVDPLLLQRALDEVYENYVLYHSVLRRGFFWYYLEESDLKPKVTADVLPPCAQIYHFDRRELLFRVFYNQNRVHLELFHALSDGTGALWFFEDLLKAYIMLRHPEAFEGLGAAAHDRLNHQLEDSFAHYFRKEKKQNFTDAAQSAIRSVAKVSQLAGKSPAQKSTSLEEAHQKKKVKVHQFRGKKTPDNRPHVIELEMPVKGVLALAREQQTSLTLYLTAVFMLAVRRASPDFKPGSAMAVSVPVNLRQFFPSNSARNFFSTTRLIYTTNENEAADDIAAIGQTLKEQFQQQITPESLEDKLRTLIAFEYSPFTRMVFRPIKDLVLKLVNYVSNRNLTIAISNLGKVAFPDPIDGYIEKMYFHTSAVRPQFCAISHGDHLTVSFTSPFVDSKIEEQFVRVLTDAGVAVTVAANKVTSEDLEGESS, encoded by the coding sequence GTGAACCGGAAAAAATGGGTACGTTTGGACAATGCCTCCAATATATTTTTGGCGGCCATGACGAGCAGCGATACGAAGGTCTTCCGCATGAGTGCGGAGTTGACCGACTCCGTGGATCCGTTGTTGCTGCAACGGGCGCTCGATGAAGTCTATGAGAATTATGTGCTGTACCACAGTGTGCTGCGGCGCGGTTTTTTCTGGTATTATTTGGAAGAAAGCGACCTGAAGCCGAAAGTGACGGCCGACGTGTTGCCGCCTTGCGCGCAGATCTATCATTTTGACCGGAGGGAACTGTTATTCCGTGTCTTCTATAACCAAAACCGGGTTCACTTGGAACTGTTCCACGCCTTGTCGGACGGAACCGGTGCGCTCTGGTTTTTCGAGGATCTGCTGAAGGCCTACATCATGCTGCGGCATCCCGAAGCTTTTGAAGGCCTGGGTGCCGCCGCGCATGACCGCTTGAACCACCAACTGGAGGACAGTTTTGCGCACTATTTCCGCAAGGAAAAGAAACAGAACTTCACGGATGCGGCGCAATCCGCCATCCGCTCCGTCGCGAAAGTCAGTCAATTGGCCGGAAAGAGCCCTGCGCAAAAGAGCACCTCGCTTGAGGAAGCGCATCAAAAAAAGAAAGTCAAGGTGCACCAGTTCCGCGGCAAAAAGACGCCTGACAACCGGCCGCATGTCATCGAATTGGAGATGCCGGTCAAGGGCGTGCTTGCGTTGGCCCGGGAACAACAGACTTCTTTGACCCTGTATCTGACTGCAGTATTTATGCTGGCTGTGCGCAGAGCCAGTCCCGATTTTAAACCCGGGTCGGCTATGGCCGTTTCCGTACCGGTCAACTTACGGCAGTTCTTCCCGTCCAATTCTGCCAGAAATTTTTTCAGCACGACCCGCCTGATCTACACCACAAATGAAAATGAAGCAGCGGATGACATTGCCGCAATCGGCCAAACTCTAAAAGAGCAGTTCCAGCAACAGATTACGCCGGAAAGTCTGGAGGACAAGCTGAGGACGCTGATTGCCTTCGAGTACAGCCCCTTCACGCGGATGGTCTTCCGGCCGATCAAAGACCTTGTTCTGAAGCTGGTGAATTACGTCAGCAACCGGAATTTGACGATAGCGATCTCGAATCTGGGCAAGGTTGCCTTTCCTGATCCGATCGACGGCTACATCGAGAAAATGTATTTCCACACTTCGGCGGTCCGCCCGCAATTTTGCGCCATCAGCCATGGGGACCATCTGACTGTCAGTTTCACTTCTCCATTTGTCGATTCCAAGATCGAGGAACAGTTTGTCAGGGTATTGACTGATGCCGGCGTGGCCGTAACTGTCGCAGCAAACAAAGTCACCAGTGAAGATTTGGAAGGTGAGTCATCATGA